From Deltaproteobacteria bacterium:
GGAAAAGGTAAAGGTGCGGTTGAAGCCTGGGTGGCGGTGGTTCGTCCGGGTAGGATCTTGTTTGAAATGGAAGGGGTTGATGCGAGCATTGCCAAGCGAGCTTTAACATTGGCGGCTCATAAAATACCCATTCGAACGAAACTTGTATTGAGAGAAGGTTATGTTGAAGCCAGCTGATTTAAATAAAAAAGATTTAAGCGAATTAAAAGTCCTCGCAAAAGAATTAGTCGAGGAGCGTTTTAAGCTAAGTCTCCAAGCAAAATTGGGGCAGTTAGAAAAAACGCACCGTTTGCCTGAAATTAGGCGAGACATTGCGAGAGTAAAGACGTTGTTGCGACAAAGACAGGAAGAAAAAACTCATGTGGACCTCTAAAAATAACCCATCTGCTGCGTTGCCCGCAAAGCCGCGATCCTCACGTATTTCCATATACGCTCCGGTCGCGTCTTTGCGGGCGCCTTGCATCTGGGTCATTTTTAGAGGTCCACAACAATTCAAGTTATTATAGGTTTCCTTTATGGCTGAAAAGAAAATCACTAAAAGAAAAATTGGCATTGTGGTGAGCGACAAAATGCAAAAAACCGTGGTCGTTCAGGTGCGGCGCTTGGTTAAGCATCGTGAATTTAAAAAATTCATTCGCTTAAAGAAAAAATTTATGGCCCACGACGAAGCCAATGCTTGTAAAATAGGCGACAAGGTAGAAATTGCCGAATCCAGGCCATTGTCGGCACGTAAACGTTGGGTGGTTAATAAAATTTTAGAAAAATCAAAGACTGCAGGGTTAACTGAAGTAAGTGAGATTGATTCATGATTCAACAAGAAACTTTACTCAATTCGGCCGATAACACCGGGGCTAAGAAGCTCCTTTGTATTAAAGTGCTGGGGGGCACAAAAAGGCGCTATGCCACGCTAGGGGACAAAATTGTCGTGTCGGTTAAAGAAGCCTCAGCCGATGCCAAAGTTAAGAAGGGCGATGTTAAGAAAGGCGTTATTGTGCGTTTACATAAAGAAGTGAGACGAAGCGATGGCAGTTATATTCGCTTTGATGATAATGCCGTGGTGTTGATCGACGACAAAGGTGAACCTTTAGGTACGCGTATCTTTGGGCCAGTGGCTAGAGAGTTGCGGGCAAAAAAGTATATGAAGATAATCTCGCTAGCACCGGAGGTTATCTAGTTGATGCTGAAAAACGCCCATCTACTGCGTTGCCTGCAAAACTACAATCCTCACGTACTTGAAGTACGCTCCGGTTGCACTTTTACAGGCGCCTTGTATCTGGGCATTTTTGAGCATCAACAGTTAAGGAGAAGTTCATGTTAAATAAGGCTCGCAAAGATATTAAACGAAACGATACCGTCGAGATCATGGTAGGAAAAGATCGTGGTAAGACGGGCGTGGTCTTAAAGATATTGCGAGAACAAAATCGGGCGGTGGTAGAAAAGATCAACCTCGTTAAACGACACACCAAACCCAATGCCCAATTAAAGCAGGGTGGAATTATTGAAAAAGAGGCTACCATTCATCTGTCAAACTTAAAAAAGACAGCAGATGCAGCCCCAGAAAAAGAGTCGACTAAAAGCAAGAAGGTGAAGGCTTGAGAACGTTATCTGAATTAGAAAAAAAATATAAAGCAGATGTGATTCCTGCATTGATGAAGGAATTTAATTATAGCAACGCCATGCAGGTTCCTAATTTGTCAAAAATAGTCATTAATGCTTGCGTATCTGAAGCGGTGCAAAATGCCAAAATTCTTGATACCGTGGCCAAAGAGATTGCTGACATTACAGGTCAAAAACCGGTTATTACTCGGGCTAAAAAGGCTATTTCTAATTTTAAATTACGCCAAGGCCAACCCATTGGTTGTCGAGTGACCTTGCGCAAACGCTTGATGTGGGAGTTTTTATACCGCCTCATCAATATCTCATTGCCACGGGTTCGTGATTTTAGAGGGGTTTCAGGTAAGGCGTTTGATAATGATGGCAATTATACTTTAGGCATTAAAGAACAAATTATTTTTCCTGAAATTAATTTTGATAATGTCAGTAAAGTTTACGGTCTTAACGTTTCATTAGTTACCACCGCTAAAACAACCCCCGAGGCTAAAAGTCTTTTAAAAAATTTAGGAGTCCCTTTTAGGAATTAATTATGGCTAAAACATCCATCATTATTAAATCAAAACGTAAGCCTAAGTTTAAAGTTAGAAAATATAATCGATGCCCTCTCTGTGGTAGGCCCCGCGCTTATTTACGCAGGTTTGATATGTGTAGGCTTTGCTTTCGTTTGAGGGCTAACCGTGGAGAAATTCCAGGGGTCACTAAATCAAGTTGGTAAAATGATATGGTCAATTATCCGCTAGCAGACATGTTAACTCAAATCCGTAACGGTTTAAAGGCGAGGAAACTCAAAATAAAGCTTCCAGCTTCCAAGCTAACCGCCAAAGTAGCAGAGATTTTAAAAACAGAAGGTTTTATTCGAGATTTTCAAACGGTTGCTGATAAGAAACAAAATATTTTAGAGATCAATCTAAAATATGCACGGGGCCATACCGGGGCCATTCGTTATTTACAGTGTGTAAGCAGCCCGGGGCGTCGAGTTTATATTAAAGCTCATGAAATTGCGCCCGTGCGGAGTGGTTTAGGCATTGGGATTTATACGACACCTCGCGGTGTTTTAACAGATAAACAAGCTGCTGAACATAAAGTTGGTGGCGAATATCTTTGTAAGGTTTGGTGATGAACCTCTTAAAAAGTCCATCTGCTGCGTTGTCTGCAAATTTAGCTCCTCAGCGTACTTCCTAGTACGCCTGCGTCGCAAATTTGCAGACTGCCTTGCATCTGGAGTTTTTTAAGAGGTTCATGAAAATAGATTTTATATTAATTTAAGGTGTTAAGAAATGTCACGTATAGGAAAGATGCCGATTACAATTCCTGATAAGGTTAAGGTTGCTCTTAAAGAAGGGGTGGTTTTGGTTGAAGGCCCCTTGGGCAAGCTTAATTTTGCTTTACCTGCGGGTGTGCAATTGAAAATTGAAGGCAATATCCTGCAAATACTTCGCGAAACCGAAGCCCAAGAAGTGAGAGCTAAACATGGTTTAGTACGGGCCTTAGTCATGAACATGATTAATGGCGTATCCAAAGGGTTTTCTCGAGAATTAGACATCAATGGGGTAGGTTATCGAGCTGAATTAAAGGGCAAGTCGCTTTTATTTTCATTGGGATTTTCTCATCCGGTGGATGTCCCTGTTCCCGATGGAGTTAAAGTTACGGTTGAGAAACAAACCCACTTGGTGATTCAAGGCTTTGATAAACAAAAAGTGGGGCAGTTTG
This genomic window contains:
- the rplE gene encoding 50S ribosomal protein L5, with translation MKEFNYSNAMQVPNLSKIVINACVSEAVQNAKILDTVAKEIADITGQKPVITRAKKAISNFKLRQGQPIGCRVTLRKRLMWEFLYRLINISLPRVRDFRGVSGKAFDNDGNYTLGIKEQIIFPEINFDNVSKVYGLNVSLVTTAKTTPEAKSLLKNLGVPFRN
- the rpsQ gene encoding 30S ribosomal protein S17; the encoded protein is MAEKKITKRKIGIVVSDKMQKTVVVQVRRLVKHREFKKFIRLKKKFMAHDEANACKIGDKVEIAESRPLSARKRWVVNKILEKSKTAGLTEVSEIDS
- the rplX gene encoding 50S ribosomal protein L24, with the translated sequence MLNKARKDIKRNDTVEIMVGKDRGKTGVVLKILREQNRAVVEKINLVKRHTKPNAQLKQGGIIEKEATIHLSNLKKTADAAPEKESTKSKKVKA
- a CDS encoding type Z 30S ribosomal protein S14 produces the protein MAKTSIIIKSKRKPKFKVRKYNRCPLCGRPRAYLRRFDMCRLCFRLRANRGEIPGVTKSSW
- the rpsH gene encoding 30S ribosomal protein S8 — translated: MVNYPLADMLTQIRNGLKARKLKIKLPASKLTAKVAEILKTEGFIRDFQTVADKKQNILEINLKYARGHTGAIRYLQCVSSPGRRVYIKAHEIAPVRSGLGIGIYTTPRGVLTDKQAAEHKVGGEYLCKVW
- the rplF gene encoding 50S ribosomal protein L6; this encodes MSRIGKMPITIPDKVKVALKEGVVLVEGPLGKLNFALPAGVQLKIEGNILQILRETEAQEVRAKHGLVRALVMNMINGVSKGFSRELDINGVGYRAELKGKSLLFSLGFSHPVDVPVPDGVKVTVEKQTHLVIQGFDKQKVGQFAANVRSLKKPEPFKGKGIKYVEEVIRRKAGKAAATAAK
- the rpmC gene encoding 50S ribosomal protein L29, with protein sequence MLKPADLNKKDLSELKVLAKELVEERFKLSLQAKLGQLEKTHRLPEIRRDIARVKTLLRQRQEEKTHVDL
- the rplN gene encoding 50S ribosomal protein L14 produces the protein MIQQETLLNSADNTGAKKLLCIKVLGGTKRRYATLGDKIVVSVKEASADAKVKKGDVKKGVIVRLHKEVRRSDGSYIRFDDNAVVLIDDKGEPLGTRIFGPVARELRAKKYMKIISLAPEVI